One Spiribacter halobius DNA segment encodes these proteins:
- a CDS encoding sodium-dependent transporter, producing the protein MIGQPGSGRAQWSSGFVFLLALVGTTVGLGNIWRFPYLAGQHGGGAFLLLYAFCVLVVALPLMVAELAIGRHGRRGPYGSIRRLVTAEARPASWRALGLAAVIGGLLLLSGYSVVGGWSLAYVFRSASGVFDGVDALQAAEVFRALTADPERLLAWHTVFMAVTVVVVGRGLRDGVEAAIRWFVPALTLTLVGLVAFAWGRPGFEQAWAFLFRPDFSQVGPEALLAALGHAFFSLSIGMGALMAFGAYASAGQALIPTALAVVVLDTLLAVLAGLAVFPLVFEAGLPPESGPGLLFQSLPLAFGSLPGGRYLATLFFAMLALAAWTSAFAMLEPAVASLAERPRMDRAQAGSIAGLLAWALGLVPLLSFNVLADNGLATGQGGLFELYNLVTTGVLLPAVGLATALFAGWVVRADTWRLELRSPALYPVWLLLIRFVTPVAMALVFLQASGLLGPLADWKSL; encoded by the coding sequence GTGATCGGGCAGCCGGGCTCCGGCCGTGCCCAGTGGTCCAGCGGTTTCGTGTTCCTCCTCGCGCTGGTGGGCACCACCGTCGGTCTGGGCAACATCTGGCGCTTCCCCTACCTGGCCGGGCAGCACGGTGGTGGCGCGTTTCTGCTGCTGTACGCCTTCTGCGTGCTGGTGGTGGCGCTGCCGCTGATGGTCGCGGAGCTCGCCATCGGCCGGCATGGCCGGCGCGGTCCGTACGGCAGCATCCGACGGCTGGTGACGGCGGAGGCGCGGCCGGCGTCGTGGCGTGCCCTCGGTCTTGCCGCGGTGATCGGGGGCCTGCTGCTGCTCTCCGGCTACAGCGTGGTGGGGGGCTGGTCGCTGGCCTACGTCTTCCGCAGCGCCTCCGGGGTGTTCGACGGGGTCGATGCGCTGCAGGCGGCGGAGGTGTTCCGCGCGCTCACCGCGGACCCGGAGCGGCTGCTCGCCTGGCACACGGTGTTCATGGCCGTGACGGTGGTGGTGGTGGGGCGCGGTCTGCGGGACGGTGTCGAGGCCGCGATACGCTGGTTCGTCCCCGCGCTGACGCTGACTCTGGTGGGGCTGGTCGCCTTCGCCTGGGGCCGCCCCGGGTTCGAGCAGGCCTGGGCGTTTCTGTTCCGGCCGGATTTCTCGCAGGTGGGTCCGGAGGCGCTGCTGGCGGCTCTCGGGCATGCCTTCTTTTCCCTCAGCATCGGCATGGGCGCCCTGATGGCCTTCGGCGCCTATGCCTCGGCCGGACAGGCGCTGATTCCCACGGCGCTGGCGGTGGTGGTGCTGGATACGCTGCTGGCGGTGCTCGCCGGGCTTGCGGTGTTCCCGCTGGTGTTCGAGGCGGGCCTGCCGCCGGAGTCCGGCCCGGGGCTGCTGTTCCAGAGTCTGCCGCTCGCCTTCGGCAGCCTGCCCGGCGGGCGTTATCTCGCCACGCTGTTCTTCGCCATGCTGGCGCTGGCGGCCTGGACCTCGGCCTTCGCCATGCTGGAGCCAGCGGTGGCCAGTCTGGCGGAGCGCCCGCGCATGGATCGCGCCCAGGCCGGGAGCATCGCCGGCCTGCTGGCCTGGGCCCTGGGGCTGGTGCCGCTGCTCTCGTTCAACGTCCTCGCGGACAACGGTCTCGCGACGGGGCAGGGCGGTCTGTTCGAGCTCTACAACCTGGTCACCACCGGCGTGCTGCTGCCGGCGGTGGGCCTGGCGACGGCGCTGTTCGCCGGCTGGGTGGTGCGTGCGGATACCTGGCGCCTGGAGCTTCGCAGCCCCGCGCTCTACCCCGTGTGGCTGCTTCTGATAAGGTTCGTCACGCCCGTGGCCATGGCGCTGGTGTTCCTCCAGGCCTCGGGACTCCTGGGACCCCTGGCCGACTGGAAGAGCCTATGA
- a CDS encoding type II toxin-antitoxin system RatA family toxin, translating to MTTVARSALVPYSAEDMFRLVDDVASYEQFLPWVKRSRELHRDADTVRAELLFSKGGFEKSFTTQNRIQYGKMIDIRLVEGPFRHLDGYWRFQSLADDACKVSLDLEFEFSNRLLAMAFGRVFTQVAGTLVDSFVRRAHELYGRQ from the coding sequence ATGACGACGGTGGCGCGCTCCGCGCTGGTGCCCTATTCCGCCGAGGATATGTTTCGCCTGGTGGACGATGTCGCCTCCTACGAGCAGTTCCTGCCCTGGGTGAAGCGCAGCCGCGAGCTCCACCGGGACGCGGACACGGTGCGTGCCGAGCTGCTGTTCTCGAAAGGCGGGTTCGAGAAGTCCTTCACCACCCAGAACCGCATCCAGTACGGCAAGATGATCGATATTCGGCTGGTGGAGGGGCCTTTCCGGCATCTGGACGGCTACTGGCGATTCCAGTCCCTGGCCGACGACGCGTGCAAGGTCTCTCTGGATCTGGAGTTCGAGTTCTCGAACCGGCTGCTGGCGATGGCCTTTGGCCGGGTGTTCACCCAGGTGGCGGGGACTCTGGTGGATTCGTTCGTACGCCGGGCCCATGAGCTCTATGGCCGGCAGTGA
- a CDS encoding RnfH family protein has product MSSMAGSEATAYLSVEVAYARPERQEIVAVQVPAGTTVAGAIDASGIRERFPEIDLGAQPVGIYGHVVELTTRVRDRDRIEIYRPLQADPKAQRRERARRQRRRR; this is encoded by the coding sequence ATGAGCTCTATGGCCGGCAGTGAGGCCACCGCCTACCTGAGCGTCGAGGTGGCCTATGCGCGGCCCGAGCGCCAGGAGATTGTGGCGGTGCAGGTGCCGGCAGGCACCACCGTGGCCGGCGCCATCGACGCCTCGGGCATCCGCGAGCGCTTCCCGGAGATCGACCTGGGGGCGCAGCCGGTGGGCATATACGGGCACGTGGTCGAGCTCACCACCCGGGTGAGGGATCGTGACCGGATCGAGATCTACCGCCCCCTGCAGGCGGACCCCAAGGCACAGCGCCGGGAGCGGGCCCGCCGCCAGCGCCGCCGGCGCTGA
- a CDS encoding outer membrane protein assembly factor BamE, which yields MVDSLPIVYKPHIRQGTVITEEAVTQLERGMSPRQVRFLLGSPTLQHPFADERWDYVQRVVPRSDDELEPVSRRLTLYFEDEALVGARGDFVAADSPLRAGIPADG from the coding sequence TTGGTCGACAGCCTGCCCATCGTGTACAAGCCCCATATCCGCCAGGGCACGGTGATCACGGAGGAAGCGGTGACCCAGCTCGAGCGCGGCATGTCGCCGCGGCAGGTGCGTTTCCTGCTCGGCTCGCCGACCCTGCAGCATCCGTTCGCCGACGAGCGGTGGGATTACGTGCAGCGGGTGGTTCCGCGCAGCGATGACGAGCTGGAACCGGTCTCGCGCCGGCTCACGCTGTACTTCGAGGATGAGGCGCTGGTCGGCGCCCGGGGGGATTTCGTCGCCGCGGACAGCCCGCTGCGCGCGGGCATACCGGCGGACGGCTGA
- the fur gene encoding ferric iron uptake transcriptional regulator: protein MVTQVARSGHEGISSSAETRDLRKAGLKVTLPRVKILQILEANRDGHLSAEDVYRGLMDAGEDIGLATVYRVLTQFEAAGIVVRHNFEGNRAVFELNLGDHHDHMVCIGCGRIQEFKDRTIENRQRQVAAETGFELTDHSLILYGRCRECQAAH, encoded by the coding sequence ATGGTAACCCAGGTAGCGCGCAGTGGGCACGAGGGCATCAGCAGCAGTGCGGAAACGCGGGACCTGCGCAAGGCGGGTCTGAAGGTCACCCTGCCGCGGGTGAAGATCCTGCAGATCCTCGAGGCCAATCGCGACGGGCATCTCTCGGCAGAGGATGTCTATCGCGGGCTCATGGACGCCGGGGAGGACATAGGCCTTGCCACGGTCTATCGAGTCCTCACCCAGTTCGAGGCGGCCGGGATCGTCGTCCGCCACAACTTCGAGGGCAACCGGGCGGTCTTCGAGCTCAACCTCGGCGACCACCACGATCACATGGTCTGCATCGGCTGCGGTCGCATCCAGGAATTCAAGGATCGCACCATCGAGAACCGCCAGCGGCAGGTGGCCGCGGAGACCGGCTTCGAGCTCACCGACCACTCGCTGATCCTCTACGGCCGCTGCCGCGAGTGCCAGGCCGCGCACTGA
- the recN gene encoding DNA repair protein RecN: MLRHIHIRDFAIIDEVELELAPGMTVLTGETGAGKSILLDALGLCLGDRADTGAVPEHAQRSEIHVSFDVSANPGARDWLAEQALDAEDECVLRRVIQRGGRSQSWINGRPVPLQQLDELGARLIEVHGQHAHQSLMRTEVQRATLDAFAGHDGALARVRELHAEWRRIGDEIRQLEGGQGDYQDRLELLRYQVEELDALGLDADGIRELEQEQRRLAAAGDILAACQATLAELYDEEPSAQGLLGAAQRRLEPLLDADPALQEAHDLFTSAQVQLQEGCQGLRQFADHMEMDPERLAWVESRLGELTDLARKHRVEPEALPERREALRRELEDLENAESRLAELHARREATAEAYREAAASLSESRRAAADRLAGEVGSLMRELGMPGGELLVRVAHDPDARPTSHGLDDVRFEIRTNPDQRPGPLSKVASGGELSRIGLALEVATAHIGRIPSLVFDEADAGIGGGVAEVVGRKLRELGRQHQVLCITHLPQVAAQAHHQLQVEKRVTEGRTRTGVRRLEGDARTQELARMLGGVEITENTLNHAREMLERAG, translated from the coding sequence ATGCTGCGCCACATCCACATCCGCGACTTCGCCATCATCGACGAGGTGGAGCTCGAGCTCGCGCCGGGCATGACCGTGCTCACCGGCGAAACCGGCGCCGGCAAGTCCATCCTCCTGGACGCCCTCGGCCTCTGCCTGGGGGATCGCGCCGACACCGGCGCCGTGCCGGAGCACGCCCAGCGCAGTGAGATCCACGTCAGCTTCGACGTTTCCGCCAACCCCGGCGCCCGCGACTGGCTCGCCGAGCAGGCACTGGACGCCGAGGACGAGTGCGTCCTGCGCCGCGTGATCCAGCGCGGCGGCCGCTCCCAGTCCTGGATCAACGGCCGGCCGGTGCCGCTGCAGCAGCTGGACGAGCTTGGTGCACGGCTGATCGAGGTACACGGCCAGCACGCCCACCAGTCACTGATGCGCACCGAGGTTCAGCGTGCAACCCTCGACGCCTTCGCCGGCCACGACGGTGCCCTCGCCCGGGTGCGCGAGCTGCACGCGGAGTGGCGCCGCATCGGCGACGAGATTCGCCAGCTCGAGGGCGGCCAGGGCGACTACCAGGACCGGCTGGAGCTGCTGCGTTATCAGGTCGAGGAGCTGGACGCCCTGGGTCTCGATGCCGACGGCATCCGGGAGCTCGAGCAGGAGCAGCGCCGACTCGCCGCCGCCGGCGACATCCTCGCCGCCTGCCAGGCGACTCTGGCCGAGCTCTACGACGAGGAACCCTCCGCCCAGGGGCTGCTCGGTGCCGCCCAGCGACGGCTGGAACCGCTGCTGGATGCAGACCCGGCGCTGCAGGAGGCGCACGATCTCTTCACCAGCGCCCAGGTGCAGCTCCAGGAGGGCTGCCAGGGCCTGCGCCAGTTCGCCGACCATATGGAGATGGACCCGGAGCGCCTGGCCTGGGTCGAGAGCCGGCTTGGCGAGCTCACCGACCTAGCCCGCAAGCATCGGGTGGAGCCGGAGGCGCTTCCCGAGCGCCGTGAGGCCCTGCGCCGGGAGCTGGAAGATCTCGAGAATGCGGAGAGCCGTCTCGCGGAGCTCCACGCCCGCCGGGAGGCCACCGCCGAGGCCTACCGCGAGGCCGCCGCGAGCCTCAGCGAGAGCCGTCGGGCGGCGGCGGACCGCCTCGCCGGCGAGGTGGGCTCACTGATGCGCGAGCTGGGCATGCCCGGTGGCGAGCTCCTGGTCCGCGTCGCCCACGACCCGGACGCCCGCCCCACCAGCCATGGCCTCGACGACGTCCGCTTCGAGATCCGCACCAATCCCGACCAGCGCCCCGGCCCCCTCAGCAAGGTGGCCTCCGGCGGCGAGCTCTCCCGTATCGGGCTGGCGCTGGAGGTGGCCACTGCGCATATCGGCCGCATCCCGAGCCTGGTCTTCGACGAGGCGGACGCCGGCATCGGTGGCGGCGTGGCGGAGGTCGTGGGGCGGAAGCTGCGCGAGCTCGGCCGCCAGCATCAGGTGCTGTGCATCACGCACCTGCCCCAGGTCGCCGCGCAGGCGCATCATCAGCTGCAGGTGGAGAAGCGGGTCACGGAGGGGCGTACCCGCACCGGGGTCCGCCGGCTGGAGGGCGATGCCCGCACCCAGGAGCTCGCGCGCATGCTCGGCGGCGTGGAAATCACCGAGAACACCCTGAACCACGCCCGCGAGATGCTGGAGCGGGCGGGGTAG
- a CDS encoding NAD(+) kinase: MQPFQTIAITGKPSDPDVSETIDRLIAHLQASNRRVLLDADSVSVDRHGDTPRIGRDALLHGVDLLIAVGGDGTLLRAARLVADHDIPLLGINRGRLGFLVDVSPGRLDEIDAVLDGDYIADDRLLLSARICRGDQVISEGMALNEVVLHKWNTARMVEFETWIDGELCNRHRSDGLIICTPTGSTAYAMSGGGPVVHPDLEAVALVPICPHTLSNRPLVISAASTVEVVVNSDSIQQIRVSCDSQEDLGLVNGGRIVVTRRQARVHLVHPPRYRYFDILRAKLRWGDATPP; encoded by the coding sequence ATGCAGCCCTTCCAGACCATCGCCATTACCGGCAAACCGAGCGATCCGGACGTCAGCGAGACCATCGACCGGCTGATCGCCCATCTGCAGGCAAGCAACCGCCGCGTGCTGCTGGATGCCGACTCGGTGAGCGTGGACCGCCACGGGGACACCCCGCGCATCGGTCGCGATGCCCTGCTGCACGGGGTGGACCTGCTGATCGCCGTCGGCGGCGACGGCACCCTGCTGCGGGCCGCGCGCCTGGTGGCGGATCACGACATCCCCCTGCTCGGCATCAACCGCGGCCGGCTCGGGTTCCTGGTGGACGTCTCGCCCGGGCGGCTGGACGAGATCGACGCCGTCCTCGACGGCGACTATATCGCCGACGACCGGCTCCTGCTCAGCGCCCGGATCTGTCGCGGCGACCAGGTGATCAGCGAAGGCATGGCGCTGAACGAAGTGGTTCTGCACAAGTGGAACACCGCCCGCATGGTCGAGTTCGAGACCTGGATCGACGGCGAGCTCTGCAACCGACACCGCTCCGACGGGCTCATCATCTGCACGCCCACCGGCTCGACGGCCTACGCCATGTCCGGCGGCGGCCCGGTGGTCCACCCCGACCTCGAGGCCGTGGCGCTGGTGCCCATCTGCCCGCACACACTGAGTAACCGCCCCCTGGTGATCAGCGCCGCCAGCACCGTGGAGGTGGTGGTGAACAGCGACTCCATCCAGCAGATCCGGGTAAGCTGCGATAGCCAGGAAGACCTCGGCCTCGTCAACGGGGGGCGTATCGTGGTGACCCGCCGCCAGGCACGGGTGCACCTGGTCCACCCGCCGCGCTACCGGTATTTCGACATCCTCCGCGCCAAGCTGCGCTGGGGGGACGCGACGCCGCCCTGA
- the hrcA gene encoding heat-inducible transcriptional repressor HrcA, with amino-acid sequence MARRSGDPVLSERAQRLLKALVHRYIRDGQPVGSRVLTRESGLDLSPATVRNVMADLEEAGYIRAPHTSAGRVPTDRGYRFFVDSLLTAKPLQGPDVERLSIRLDGEGDTEHLLDSASNLLSGLTRLAGVVTLPKHGFGAIRHLEFLPLSERRILAILVLNDHEVQNRVIHADRDYSAAELQQVSNYLSAEFAGKSVSEVRRALLEAMRADQQDMNRLMSAAIAVARQLFEEEDAEGGEDFVLAGETNLMTFAELSSVDKLKELFEAFSRKRDILHLLDRCLAAEGIQIFIGEESGYEAFDGMSLVTSTYRSDDEVLGVLGVIGPTRMDYDRVIPIVDVTARLLGHALKPGH; translated from the coding sequence ATGGCCCGGAGAAGCGGAGACCCGGTATTGAGCGAACGCGCTCAGCGCCTGCTGAAGGCGCTGGTACACCGCTATATCCGGGACGGCCAGCCGGTGGGCTCCCGGGTGCTGACCCGCGAGTCCGGCCTGGACCTGAGCCCCGCTACCGTGCGCAACGTCATGGCCGATCTGGAGGAGGCCGGGTATATCCGGGCCCCGCACACCTCGGCCGGGCGCGTACCCACGGACCGGGGCTATCGCTTCTTCGTGGATTCCCTGCTCACCGCGAAGCCCCTGCAAGGGCCGGACGTGGAGCGGCTGAGCATTCGCCTCGACGGCGAGGGCGACACCGAGCATCTCCTCGACTCCGCCTCCAACCTGCTCTCGGGGCTCACCCGGCTGGCCGGCGTGGTCACCCTGCCCAAGCACGGCTTCGGGGCGATCCGCCATCTGGAGTTTCTGCCGCTCTCGGAGCGGCGGATCCTGGCGATCCTGGTACTGAACGATCACGAGGTGCAGAACCGCGTGATCCACGCCGATCGCGACTACAGCGCCGCCGAGCTGCAGCAGGTATCCAACTATCTCAGCGCGGAGTTCGCCGGCAAGAGCGTGAGCGAGGTGCGGCGGGCGCTGCTGGAGGCCATGCGGGCCGATCAGCAGGACATGAACCGGCTGATGAGCGCGGCCATCGCCGTCGCCCGGCAGCTGTTCGAGGAGGAGGACGCCGAGGGCGGGGAGGATTTCGTGCTCGCCGGCGAGACCAACCTCATGACCTTCGCCGAGCTCTCCAGCGTGGACAAGCTGAAGGAGCTGTTCGAGGCCTTCAGCCGCAAGCGCGACATCCTCCACCTCCTGGACCGCTGCCTGGCCGCCGAGGGCATCCAGATCTTCATCGGCGAGGAGTCCGGCTACGAGGCCTTCGACGGGATGAGCCTGGTCACCTCCACCTACCGCAGCGATGACGAAGTGCTCGGCGTGCTCGGTGTCATCGGGCCGACGCGAATGGACTATGACCGGGTCATCCCCATCGTCGACGTCACCGCCCGATTGCTCGGCCATGCCTTGAAACCCGGGCATTGA
- the grpE gene encoding nucleotide exchange factor GrpE — MAEEERKDRPATGEPAPEQAPSEAADTEPGPDAAAESPAKGETQPEAEPDLREALEAAEARAEENWNQFLRARAEMENMRRRAARDVEQARQQSLEKLAGELLAVKDSLEMGVDAANEESADVAKLREGSELTLRMFNQALEKFGIEELNPKGERFDPERHEAMAAQESTEYEPNTVVHVVQKGYRLGERLLRPAMVIVAKGGSGSGQSGGNVDEQA, encoded by the coding sequence ATGGCAGAGGAAGAACGCAAGGACCGGCCCGCCACCGGGGAGCCGGCGCCGGAGCAGGCGCCCTCCGAGGCGGCCGACACCGAGCCAGGGCCCGACGCCGCGGCCGAGTCCCCGGCGAAGGGCGAGACCCAGCCGGAGGCGGAGCCCGACCTGCGGGAGGCGCTGGAAGCCGCGGAGGCGCGGGCCGAGGAGAACTGGAACCAGTTCCTGCGGGCACGGGCCGAGATGGAGAACATGCGCCGGCGTGCGGCGCGCGATGTGGAGCAGGCGCGCCAGCAGTCGCTGGAGAAGCTCGCCGGCGAGCTGCTGGCGGTGAAGGACAGCCTCGAGATGGGCGTCGATGCCGCCAACGAGGAGAGCGCCGACGTCGCCAAGCTCCGGGAGGGCTCGGAGCTCACCCTGCGCATGTTCAACCAGGCGCTGGAGAAGTTCGGCATCGAGGAGCTCAACCCGAAGGGCGAGCGCTTCGACCCGGAGCGGCACGAGGCCATGGCCGCGCAGGAGTCCACGGAATACGAGCCGAACACGGTGGTGCACGTGGTGCAGAAGGGCTATCGCCTGGGCGAGCGGCTGCTGCGCCCGGCGATGGTGATCGTCGCCAAGGGCGGCAGCGGCAGCGGCCAGAGTGGCGGCAACGTGGACGAGCAGGCTTGA
- the dnaK gene encoding molecular chaperone DnaK — MGKIIGIDLGTTNSCVAVMEGGQARVIENAEGSRTTPSTVAFTDDGEVLVGAAAKRQAVTNSENTLHAIKRLIGRKFEEDVVQRDVREMPYKIVKADNGDAWVEVRGKKMAPPEISARVLQKMKKTAEDYLGEEVTEAVITVPAYFNDSQRQATKDAGRIAGLEVKRIINEPTAAALAYGLDKKGADRKVAVYDLGGGTFDISIIEIAEVEGEHQFEVLSTNGDTFLGGEDFDRAVIDHLIAEFKKDQGIDLSGDRLAMQRLREAAEKAKIELSSAQQTEINLPYITADQAGPKHLNVKLTRAKLESLIEDLVKRTIDPCKVALKDAGLKASEIDEVILVGGQTRTPKVQEAVKAFFGKEPRKDVNPDEAVAIGAAIQGGVLGGDVKDVLLLDVTPLSLGIETLGGVMTKLIEKNTTIPTKANQVFSTAEDNQSAVTVHVLQGEREMAKDNKSLGKFDLSDIPPAPRGVPQIEVTFDIDANGILHVTARDKGTGKEQSIQIRASSGLSEDEIERMVKDAEAHAEEDRKARELVEARNQADNLIHAARKSLSEAGDKVDAEEKKGVEDAIAELEEAMKGSDKDAIEAKTQALAERSGKLAEKLYQQGSGQSGGTDAGGDAGQGGSGTEAGSSQEDVVDAEFEEVKDDKK, encoded by the coding sequence ATGGGCAAGATCATCGGAATCGACCTGGGGACGACGAACTCCTGCGTCGCCGTGATGGAGGGCGGCCAGGCCCGGGTCATCGAGAACGCGGAAGGCAGCCGCACCACACCGTCCACCGTCGCCTTCACCGACGACGGGGAGGTGCTTGTGGGCGCCGCCGCCAAGCGGCAGGCGGTGACCAATTCGGAGAACACACTGCACGCGATCAAGCGGCTGATCGGGCGCAAGTTCGAGGAGGACGTCGTGCAGCGCGACGTCCGCGAGATGCCTTACAAGATCGTCAAGGCGGACAATGGCGACGCCTGGGTCGAGGTGCGCGGCAAGAAGATGGCACCGCCGGAGATCTCCGCGCGGGTGCTGCAGAAGATGAAGAAGACCGCGGAGGACTACCTCGGCGAGGAGGTCACCGAGGCGGTGATCACCGTCCCCGCCTACTTCAATGACTCCCAGCGCCAGGCCACCAAGGACGCCGGGCGCATCGCCGGGCTCGAGGTCAAGCGCATCATCAATGAGCCCACGGCGGCGGCGCTCGCCTACGGCCTGGACAAGAAGGGCGCGGACCGCAAGGTCGCCGTCTACGACCTCGGCGGCGGCACCTTCGACATCTCCATCATCGAGATCGCCGAGGTCGAGGGCGAGCATCAGTTCGAGGTGCTCTCCACCAATGGCGATACCTTCCTCGGTGGCGAGGACTTCGACCGCGCGGTGATCGACCACCTGATCGCCGAGTTCAAGAAGGATCAGGGCATCGACCTCTCCGGTGACCGGCTCGCCATGCAGCGCCTGCGCGAGGCGGCGGAGAAGGCCAAGATCGAGCTCTCCTCGGCGCAGCAGACCGAGATCAACCTGCCGTACATCACGGCGGACCAGGCCGGGCCGAAGCATCTCAACGTCAAGCTCACCCGGGCCAAGCTGGAGAGCCTGATCGAGGACCTGGTCAAGCGCACCATCGATCCCTGCAAGGTCGCGCTGAAGGATGCCGGCCTCAAGGCCTCGGAGATCGACGAGGTGATCCTGGTGGGTGGCCAGACCCGTACGCCCAAGGTCCAGGAGGCGGTGAAGGCGTTCTTCGGCAAGGAGCCGCGCAAGGACGTCAACCCGGACGAGGCCGTGGCCATCGGTGCCGCGATCCAGGGCGGCGTGCTCGGCGGCGACGTCAAGGACGTGCTGCTGCTGGACGTCACCCCGCTGTCCCTCGGCATCGAGACCCTCGGTGGCGTGATGACCAAGCTCATCGAGAAGAACACCACCATCCCGACCAAGGCGAACCAGGTGTTCTCCACCGCCGAGGACAACCAGAGCGCGGTGACCGTGCACGTGCTCCAGGGTGAGCGGGAGATGGCGAAGGACAACAAGTCCCTCGGCAAGTTCGACCTCTCCGACATTCCGCCGGCGCCCCGCGGCGTGCCGCAGATCGAGGTCACCTTCGACATCGACGCCAACGGCATCCTGCACGTGACCGCCCGCGACAAGGGCACCGGCAAGGAGCAGTCGATCCAGATCCGCGCCTCCAGCGGCCTCTCCGAGGACGAGATCGAGCGCATGGTCAAGGATGCGGAGGCCCATGCCGAAGAGGACCGCAAGGCGCGCGAGCTGGTGGAGGCCCGCAACCAGGCGGACAACCTCATCCACGCCGCGCGCAAGTCCCTCTCCGAGGCAGGCGACAAGGTGGACGCCGAGGAGAAGAAGGGCGTCGAGGACGCCATCGCCGAGCTCGAGGAGGCGATGAAGGGCAGCGACAAGGACGCCATCGAGGCCAAGACCCAGGCCCTGGCGGAGCGCTCCGGCAAGCTTGCCGAGAAGCTCTACCAGCAGGGCAGCGGCCAGTCCGGCGGCACCGACGCCGGCGGTGATGCCGGCCAGGGCGGCAGCGGCACCGAGGCCGGCAGCAGCCAGGAGGACGT